GTTTACTTATATTATATAACGTATATATTCCCATACCTAACAAAAAAATTACTAATAGGAAAATAATTTTTCTAAATACTTTTTTCTTTTTCCTTCTCTTTTTATTCCTAACTGTCTTTTTATTGTTAACATCTTTCTTTTTTACATTTTTTTCTCTCATAGATAACCTCACTAAATATTGCTTAATAAATAATTTCTAGCTTTTATAGTGTTCAGATGTACTAATCCTTTTCTTTTAATAACAAAATTAATTGTATTATCAAAAGATAATATTAGAGCTCTGTCTAAATCTTTTATTGATTCTTCTCTGATACTTTCAACTCCAGGATAATCTCTGCCACATTCAATTAGATCAGCTAGATAGACTATCTTCTCAAGTAAAGACATATTTTCTCTTCCAGTAGTATGATAGGTTATAGCATTTAAAACATCCTCATCTTCTATGCCCATTTCATGCTTTGCTATATACGCACTACAAGTCCCATGCATAATTTGAGGATTTTTTTCTATAACATAATCTATATTGATATTTTCTTCTTTTAAGATAGTAAGAATTTCTTTATTGCTTTTGTACTTGGCTACATCATGGATTAAGGATGCTAACCTAGCTTTTTCTATATTAGCCCCATACCTTCTTGCTAAATCTTCTGCTGATTTTGCTACACCTAAAGTATGTTCATATCTTTCTTTTTTTAAAAATCTTTTAAGATACTGCTGTATTTCGTTTTCTGTCCACATATAACCTCACCGCCTAAAGCCTTACTTGTATAAATTAAAATTAACTATGGTATTGTATACACCTTTGGGCATTAAAAAATCTACTCTGATATTTTCGTTTATTTTATTTCTTATTTCCGTGGATGATATCTCTAAAAGTGGTGTATTAATAAATATTATACTTGTATTATACTTATCTTCTATATGTTTTTTTTGTTCTAGTAATTCTTTTTCATTATACCCCTTTCTTCCAAAGACTACAAGAATGCACTTATTGAATATATCATATGTATTTTTCCAATCTTCTATATTAAATAAGCAATCAGCTCCAACAATAAAATACCATATAGTATTCTTTTCTTTATTATTGAAATATTCTAAGGTCTCATACGTGTATCCCCTATTAGTCTTTTTAATTTCATAATTTGAAACCTTAAAAGCCTTTTCATCCCTTATAGCTATTTTAACCATTTCGTATCTTAAATTAGCTGATGTTATATTACCTAGATTCTTATGAGGAGGATTTCCGGTAGGAACAAAATATATTTCATCCATTTTTAATCTATGTAAAGCTTCATAGGCTATATTTAAATGCCCATTATGTATAGGATCAAAAGTGCCCCCAAAAATACCTTTTTTAAGCATATAGAACTACTCCTTTT
The nucleotide sequence above comes from Hathewaya histolytica. Encoded proteins:
- the yqeK gene encoding bis(5'-nucleosyl)-tetraphosphatase (symmetrical) YqeK, translated to MWTENEIQQYLKRFLKKERYEHTLGVAKSAEDLARRYGANIEKARLASLIHDVAKYKSNKEILTILKEENINIDYVIEKNPQIMHGTCSAYIAKHEMGIEDEDVLNAITYHTTGRENMSLLEKIVYLADLIECGRDYPGVESIREESIKDLDRALILSFDNTINFVIKRKGLVHLNTIKARNYLLSNI
- the nadD gene encoding nicotinate-nucleotide adenylyltransferase; its protein translation is MLKKGIFGGTFDPIHNGHLNIAYEALHRLKMDEIYFVPTGNPPHKNLGNITSANLRYEMVKIAIRDEKAFKVSNYEIKKTNRGYTYETLEYFNNKEKNTIWYFIVGADCLFNIEDWKNTYDIFNKCILVVFGRKGYNEKELLEQKKHIEDKYNTSIIFINTPLLEISSTEIRNKINENIRVDFLMPKGVYNTIVNFNLYK